One window of Cryobacterium arcticum genomic DNA carries:
- a CDS encoding TetR/AcrR family transcriptional regulator, which produces MTTSARPPQDASQPRRRDARQNRERLIDEARSLIAEHGVDASLEEIARRADVGVATLYRNFPTRDDLVRALYDIALAELFAVRAEIEAAPTAWAGVVLYTERLAEWLVADPSLPPILKRMATIDPTARPSVEFEGFIASLVAQAKKDGDLRPDVDSMDLAVLVTMIGSLGTLGGGYTGQWRRQLSLVLDGLRMPEKPRPKLPGRPLSVKEFQATVHGLTRRAKRAARGSRSAD; this is translated from the coding sequence ATGACTACCTCTGCCCGGCCCCCGCAGGACGCGTCCCAACCGCGGCGCCGCGACGCCAGGCAGAACCGCGAACGCCTGATCGACGAGGCACGAAGCCTGATCGCCGAGCACGGCGTTGACGCCTCGCTGGAAGAGATCGCTCGCCGCGCAGACGTGGGTGTCGCCACTCTCTACCGCAACTTCCCCACCCGCGACGATCTGGTGCGGGCGCTCTATGACATTGCCTTGGCCGAACTGTTTGCCGTGCGCGCGGAGATCGAGGCGGCACCCACGGCGTGGGCTGGCGTGGTGCTCTACACCGAACGCCTCGCCGAATGGCTCGTCGCCGACCCGTCGCTGCCGCCGATTCTCAAGCGGATGGCCACCATCGACCCCACGGCCCGGCCGTCGGTGGAGTTCGAGGGTTTCATCGCGTCGCTAGTGGCGCAGGCGAAGAAGGACGGCGATCTGCGCCCCGACGTCGACTCGATGGACCTGGCCGTGCTGGTCACCATGATCGGATCCCTCGGCACGCTCGGCGGCGGCTACACCGGCCAGTGGCGCCGGCAGCTCTCCCTCGTGCTCGACGGACTGCGCATGCCGGAGAAGCCCCGGCCCAAGCTGCCCGGCCGTCCCCTGAGCGTCAAGGAGTTCCAGGCAACGGTGCACGGGCTCACCCGGCGGGCCAAACGCGCGGCACGCGGTTCCCGCTCCGCCGACTGA
- the kynA gene encoding tryptophan 2,3-dioxygenase, producing MSVENNTRDFEAEIVTDFRERMSYGGYLDLDTLLSAQKPVSTPEHHDELLFIIQHQTTELWLKLVLHELRAAAENLRNDRLPPALKGIARVKHIQRTLTEQWSVLATLTPTEYAQFRDFLGSSSGFQSYQYRAVEFVLGNKHPRMLELFAADAEAHALLTEVYEAPSIYDEFLRYLHRQGFDVPATVLDRDVTEAWVLHPDLVHTFRGIYENHTDNWNVYEACEELVDLEDNFQLWRFRHLKTVQRIIGMKPGTGGSSGAAFLQKALELTFFPELFAVRTEVGR from the coding sequence GTGTCAGTCGAGAACAACACCCGCGACTTCGAGGCGGAGATCGTCACCGATTTCCGGGAGCGGATGAGCTACGGCGGTTACCTCGACCTCGACACCCTGCTGTCGGCGCAGAAGCCAGTGAGCACCCCGGAGCACCATGACGAGCTGCTCTTCATCATCCAGCACCAGACCACCGAGCTCTGGCTCAAGCTCGTGTTGCACGAGCTGCGCGCGGCCGCGGAGAACCTCCGCAACGACAGGTTGCCGCCGGCGCTGAAGGGCATCGCCCGGGTCAAGCACATCCAACGCACCCTCACCGAGCAGTGGTCGGTGCTCGCCACGCTGACCCCCACCGAGTACGCCCAGTTCCGGGACTTCCTCGGCAGCTCCTCGGGATTCCAGTCGTACCAGTACCGCGCGGTGGAGTTTGTGCTCGGCAACAAGCATCCGCGCATGCTCGAGCTGTTCGCCGCGGATGCCGAGGCCCACGCTCTGCTCACCGAGGTGTACGAGGCGCCGAGCATCTACGACGAGTTCCTGCGCTACCTGCACCGCCAGGGCTTCGACGTGCCGGCCACAGTACTCGACCGCGACGTCACCGAGGCCTGGGTGCTGCACCCCGACCTGGTGCATACCTTCCGTGGAATATACGAGAACCACACCGACAACTGGAACGTCTACGAGGCCTGCGAGGAACTCGTCGACCTCGAGGACAACTTCCAGCTCTGGCGGTTCCGGCACCTCAAGACCGTGCAGCGCATCATCGGCATGAAGCCAGGCACCGGCGGATCGAGCGGGGCGGCTTTCCTGCAGAAGGCGCTCGAACTCACCTTCTTCCCCGAGCTGTTCGCCGTGCGCACCGAGGTGGGCCGGTGA
- a CDS encoding amidohydrolase family protein, whose protein sequence is MTVLPGFLDAHVHLALIDPAGLTAGGISRVLDLGGWTPRLATDAGPAADAGPEARFAGQFLGAPGGYPSRQAWAPAGSACPVAAPADAAAAVARQAAAGASVIKVTLNSAAGPVLAADTLAAIVAAAHERMLPVAAHTEGAGQASAAFDAGVDLLAHTPFSEALPEKLLTAMAGRMTWISTLDIHGWGHPTRAFAVASDNLARFHAAGGRVLYGTDLGNGPLPVGLNRREIEALLACGLTPDEVLAALTADFPSRTPVHRAAGPDAAGHRVTVIPGDRPTDPHDLAGFTDWLLGARSQPARSVPAPAVPTRSLTRPDLEDLES, encoded by the coding sequence GTGACGGTTCTCCCCGGGTTCCTCGACGCCCACGTGCACCTGGCGCTGATCGACCCGGCCGGGCTGACCGCCGGCGGAATCTCCAGGGTGCTCGACCTGGGCGGCTGGACGCCCCGATTGGCCACCGACGCCGGCCCCGCTGCCGACGCCGGGCCCGAGGCGCGCTTTGCCGGGCAGTTCCTCGGCGCCCCCGGCGGATACCCGAGCCGACAGGCCTGGGCCCCCGCGGGCAGCGCCTGCCCGGTCGCCGCCCCGGCCGACGCCGCCGCGGCCGTGGCCCGGCAGGCCGCCGCCGGCGCATCCGTGATCAAGGTCACCCTCAACTCCGCCGCCGGGCCCGTGCTCGCCGCCGATACCCTGGCGGCGATCGTGGCCGCCGCGCACGAACGGATGCTGCCCGTCGCCGCCCACACCGAGGGCGCCGGCCAGGCATCCGCCGCGTTCGACGCCGGGGTCGACCTGCTCGCGCACACGCCGTTCAGCGAGGCCCTGCCGGAGAAGTTGCTCACCGCCATGGCCGGGCGGATGACGTGGATCAGCACCCTGGACATCCACGGCTGGGGACACCCGACCAGGGCGTTCGCGGTGGCGAGCGACAACCTGGCCCGGTTCCACGCCGCGGGTGGCCGGGTGCTCTACGGCACCGACCTGGGCAACGGCCCGCTGCCGGTGGGGCTGAACCGGCGCGAGATCGAGGCGCTGCTGGCCTGCGGCCTCACCCCCGACGAGGTGCTCGCCGCGCTCACGGCCGACTTCCCGAGCCGCACCCCGGTTCACCGCGCCGCCGGGCCGGACGCAGCCGGGCACCGGGTTACCGTTATACCCGGCGACCGCCCCACCGACCCGCACGACCTGGCCGGATTCACCGACTGGCTGCTCGGCGCTCGCTCACAGCCCGCTCGCTCAGTGCCCGCCCCCGCAGTGCCCACCCGCTCGCTCACCCGGCCCGACCTCGAGGACCTCGAATCATGA
- a CDS encoding kynureninase, producing the protein MTQHDSSVTEGLDAHLAFARRMDRIDGLGHYRRRFVGLEDRSAGVAGASTPANPVAYLDGNSLGRPTIASVERITEFLTGAWGTRLIRGWDDEWMQLPLTIGDALGRAALGAAPGQVYIGDSTTVTLYKLARAAVDSLPARSEIVLDTDNFPTDRYVLAGIAAERGLTLRWIESSTTGGVTVDQVRAVVGPQTALVVLSHVAYRSGFLADVPAITAAVHEAGALVLWDLCHSAGSVPVNLDLDGVDLAVGCSYKYLNGGPGAPAYGYVRAELQPDLSQPIQGWMGAADVFAMGPEYVPAEGIRRFMSGTPAIVGMLAMQDTIAMIDEVGIDQVRAKSVALTEFALELVDAWLVPLGVTVASPREYTHRGGHLTVDHPAMRQVTRILWEHDVIPDFRAPAGLRIGLSPLSTSFVETYEGVAAVRDVLRGILLGQAGLAPAAGL; encoded by the coding sequence ATGACCCAGCACGACAGCAGCGTGACCGAGGGCCTCGACGCCCACCTCGCCTTCGCCCGCCGGATGGACCGCATCGACGGCCTCGGCCACTACCGCCGCCGGTTCGTAGGGCTCGAGGACAGATCGGCCGGCGTAGCCGGCGCATCCACCCCGGCGAACCCGGTGGCCTACCTCGACGGCAACTCCCTCGGCCGCCCCACCATCGCCAGCGTGGAGCGCATCACCGAGTTCCTCACCGGCGCCTGGGGCACCCGGCTGATCCGCGGCTGGGACGACGAGTGGATGCAGCTGCCCCTCACCATCGGCGACGCCCTCGGCCGGGCCGCTCTCGGCGCGGCCCCCGGCCAGGTGTACATCGGCGACTCCACCACCGTCACGCTGTACAAGCTCGCCCGCGCGGCCGTGGACTCGTTGCCGGCCCGCAGCGAGATCGTGCTCGACACCGACAACTTCCCGACCGACCGCTACGTGCTGGCCGGCATCGCCGCCGAACGCGGCCTCACCCTGCGCTGGATCGAGTCGAGCACCACCGGCGGCGTCACCGTGGACCAGGTGCGCGCCGTCGTGGGCCCGCAGACCGCGCTCGTGGTGCTCAGCCATGTGGCCTACCGCTCCGGGTTCCTCGCCGACGTGCCCGCGATCACCGCCGCCGTGCACGAGGCCGGCGCGCTCGTGCTCTGGGACCTCTGCCACTCGGCCGGCTCCGTTCCAGTGAATCTCGATCTCGACGGCGTCGACTTGGCCGTGGGCTGCAGCTACAAGTACCTCAACGGCGGCCCGGGAGCTCCCGCGTACGGCTACGTGCGCGCCGAGCTGCAACCCGATCTGTCCCAGCCGATCCAGGGCTGGATGGGCGCCGCCGACGTGTTCGCGATGGGCCCGGAGTACGTGCCGGCCGAGGGCATCCGTCGCTTCATGAGCGGCACCCCGGCGATCGTGGGCATGCTGGCCATGCAGGACACCATCGCCATGATCGACGAGGTGGGCATCGACCAGGTTCGGGCCAAGTCGGTTGCGCTGACCGAGTTCGCGCTCGAACTGGTGGATGCCTGGCTGGTGCCGCTCGGCGTCACCGTGGCCTCCCCGCGCGAGTACACCCACCGCGGCGGCCACCTCACCGTGGACCACCCGGCGATGCGCCAGGTCACCCGGATCCTCTGGGAGCACGACGTGATCCCCGACTTCCGTGCGCCGGCGGGCCTG